TCTATAAGAACAGAAacccttggccaacactcagactcTGTGCCTGcactctccccccaaccccccgtcCATGAAGCTGCCCTCTTCATTACTCGAGCCGCCCGAGGAAACCGTTGAGACTGAGGAGCCTCTGAGAAGTCTCACGTCGAGGCAGAGGGGAGGGAATCAGTGTAGGATCGCGAGGTCATTGCTAACGGGACACGGTGGAGGGAGAGGCGTCGTAAATGTAACACAGCAGAAGAATCCTCCTCTCCAATTTCGCTGTACCCCTCCCTCACCAGGACTTCCGTTCCAACGTGCGAAGGCTGAGGAGCTGCTGAGGCAGAGGTGTCGcaagagggttggtgagagaaacggagagagggaAGTTGGTCGTGCAGGACAGCAGGGTAGAATCGACTGCCCGTGGCCTCTCTAGTCGTGGCTGGGCCTCGCTCAGAGAGAGAGGATCGAACTGTCTGATCACACCTCCTGTTTAATCTTTTATCTCACAGCTGATTGACTGTGGGGAGATTCACTGCTCCCtttgaggagacagagagagacagtgaaagagagagagagacggagagagagagatcgatagagagagagagagagacagagaaacacaaagagatacagagagcgagagatagagacagagagagagagacagaaagagagagagatagagagagagagatcgatagagagagagagagagatcgatagagagagagagagagagacagagaaacacaaagaaatacagagagtgagagatagagagagacagagatagagagagacagagagagagagagagacagagagagagagatagagagagagagcgagagatagagagagacagagagagagagtgacagagaaacacaaagagatacagagagagagacagaaagagagagacagagatagagagagacagagagagagagagagagacagagagagagagatagagagagagagcgagagatagagagagacagagagagagagtgacagagaaacacaaagagatacagagagagagacagaaagagagagacagagatagagagagacagagagagacagagagagagagagagacggagagaaagacagagagagagagcgagagagagtgagagattgagtgagagagacagagcaagagagagaggtagagagtgagatTGATTCTGCTGTTTTCCTTTGTCTACTGATTGGCTCCAAGGTGATGTGTCACTCGATCtgagagacagaaagtcagagacagacagagacagaggaagacaACGACTGCCCTCACTATGTCTTCCCAGGGCCACCATCTGTACGACTGTGAGCGGaggcctgcccctcccccaccgggCTACCCCTCACGCCCGTCGCCGGGGGAACCAGGCACCATCGACGACAGCGAGGCCTCCATTGACCTGGGGGCCTATGTTCTCGACAGCAGCGAGGAGTTCCTGAGTGACCTGTTCGCCAAGCACGAGCGGTTGAAGGCGGAGGTGCCACCATACCCGTACCCCTATCACCACCCAGCCCCTCCTCCATCTGCCTATGGCTACCCCCCGCCGCTCTACGGGACGGAGAGGAAGGTTGGAACTGGGATCGGGGGGCGTTTGGCCTACGAGGCAGGCCTCTCGGCACCAGCAGTCAAGGAGGAGCCACGGGAACAGGTTGGAGTTGGGATCTCACAGCAGCAACATCCTCGAGGGAGTGAATCCCTGACCTTCGACCCCCTTCACTACCAGGTGGCTCATTGTGGCCAGACCAGCATGCACCTGACCCCTGGACTGATGTCAGCGACTCCTCCTGTCCGTCTCTATAAGGTAACGAAGCAAGGTTTCCCATGGAGACGAGTTGGGAAGTGGGGATTGTGCTATGAGGGGAAATGGAACAAAGTTGACCTTGAAGTTCAGAAGAACTATTCGAGTTTATTtggggatgtaacaagcaggatggataaaggggaaccactgGATGGTGTTGGGGATGATATatcagcatgaatagaggattggcgaactaactggaaacagagagtcaggagaaatggggcattttcaggttggtaaactgtaactagtggagtgtcacaggggtcagtgacaggaccacaattatttacaatcttggggaggcagtagtgtagtggtaatgtcactagactagtaacctaaTGGTttagggacatgagttcgaatcccaccacagcagcaggtggaatttgaatttaattaataaatctggaattaaaagctagtctaatgatggccatgaaaccattgtcgattgttgtaaaaaccaatctggttcactaatgtcctttagggaaggaaatctgctgtccttacctggtctggcctacatgtgactccagactcaatgtggttaactcttacatgaccTGGCTAGACACTCACTTGTATCAAACTGCAACAAAGTCTGAGAGAAGGGATGAAACTGGactgaccacccggcattgacctaggcaccggaaaattatatcaccgttccttcactgtcactgggtcaaaatcctggaactcccttcctaacagcactgtgggtgtacctaccccacatggactgcagcgattcaagaaggcagctcaccaccaccttctcaagggcaattagggatgggcaataaatgctgatctggccagtgacacccacatcccatgaacgagtaaaaataaaatctatattaatgatttggatgaagggacaaagTGCATTGTAACTACATTTGCAAACGATATAAAGATAAAAAGGAAAGCAAGTAGTGAGGAGGTAAcaaaaagagtcatagagtcatttaccgcacaggaggaggccattcagcccatcaattcaATGCCATCTCTCCacagtgcaatccagtcagtcccactcccccgctcgattcccgtcatcctgcaagtttatttccctcaactgcccgtccaatttcctttccaaatcgttcattgtctctgcttccaccccccccccacctcgtgggcagagagttccaggtcattaccacccgctgtgtaaaaaaacttcttcctcacattcccccctgtatctcttccccaaaaccttcaatctgtgtctcctagtccttgtatcatcagttaatgggaacagtttttccttgtctaacttgtctaaacctgtcataatcttgtacaactcgatcaagtctcccctcaatatcctttgctccagggagaacaaccccagcttctccaacctaaccttgtaactaaaatcctccatcccaggaaccattctggtaaatctcctctgctccctctcaaggaccctcacatccttcctgaagtgaggtgaccagaactggacacaattctccagctggggcctaaccagagttttataaaggttcagcgtaacatccctgcttttgtactcaatgcctctatttatgaatctcaagatcccatatgttttactaatcactctctcaatatatcccgtCACCTTCAATGATCGAtagacatgtacccccaggtccctctgttcctgcacactctttagacctgtaccattaagtatatgttgcctctccctattccttctgccaaaaggcatcacctcacacctgtcagtattaaactccatctgccacctctctgcccatcctgctagtctgtctatgtcctgttacaggtggttcatatcatcctcactgtttgcctcacctccaagtttggtgtcatcagtaaattttgagattctactctgtattccaagatccaagtcatttacatacagcaaaaaaaaacattggtcccagcactgacccttggggaacaccactgtctacaatcctccagtctgaaaaacaaccatttactcatGCCTTGCTGTTTTCTTAAGTCAAtttaaaaagtatatatttttaagagtctgcaaagaaatataggtaggttgagtgagtgggcaaaaatttggcatgtGGAGTattatgtgtgaatgtgtgagattGTCCACTTGGGTCTGCAGAGCAGGATGGGGCAATATCAACGGGCGACTGTCCTGGGCACAGCGGTCAAGAGTGAGCGGTGGCCGGAGGTGTGCTCTGTTCACCCCCCCGCCCACCACACCACACGTTGGCCGTGCTCCTGCCCTCCAGCCTCCTGCTTCCTCCATGCTGCTGCTCCCCTCGTGCTTTCTCTGTGCTCTGTTGGGAGGCGGACACAGAATGtcggcaaagagatatagataggttgagtgagtgggcaaaaatttggcatgtggagtataatgtgggaaaatgtgagattgtccattttagcaggaagaatagaaaagcagaatgttatttaaatggagagactgcagaatgctgcggtacagagggacctgggtgtccttgtgcatgaatcacaaaaagtcagcatgtagatacagcaggtaattaggaaggcaaatggaatgttggcctttattggcttccagtgtccctggtgaccatgtgtacaggaagtgtatccatctacagctactgactacccgtattacggagctggagctgcgggtggattcactgtggagcatccgtgatgctgaggacatcatggatagcacgtttagtgaggtggtcacaccgcaggtaatgtcagcacaggtagaaaagggatgggtgaccaccagacagagtagtaggcgcaggcaggtagtgcaggagtcccctgtggccatccccatatcaaacagatataccgctttggatactgttgggggggaatgacctcccaggggaaagcagcaacagctaggtctgtggcaccacggagggctctgctgcacagcagtggGGGAAATAgactgggagagctatagtgataggggattcaattgtaaggggaacagacaggcatttctgtggccacaagcgagactccaggatggtatgttgcctccctggtgctagggtcaaggatgtctcggagcggctgcaggacattctgaagggggagggtgaacagccagtggtcgtggtacatgtcggtaccaacgacataggtagaaaaagggatgaggtcctgcaagattaaTTTTGTGAGttcggagctaaattaaaaagcaggacctcaaaggtactaatctcaggattacttcctgtgccacgtgttagtgagtataggaacaggagaagagaccaggtgaatgtgtggctggagaaatggtgcaggaaggagggattgagattcctgggacatcgggatcggttctggggaaggtgggacctgtacaagcaggacgggttacacccaggcaggaccggaaccaatctccttgcaggggcgtttgctagagctgttggggaggatttaaactagaatggcagggggatgggaacctcagcggggagactgaggaggaggaaacaaggatagaaacgaaagacaggaaacaaaaggcaaaagtggaaagaatagaaatcaagggcaagaaacaaatagggccaaagTGCGAAATAATGGTAAGAtggctaagaatgttaaaaagataaggctaaaggcattgtgtctcaatgtgcggagtatttgcaataaggtaggtgaattaaccgtgcaaatagatgtaaatggatacgagaaagttgtgattacggagacatggctgcagggtgacaccgagctgggtgggagtgtgagctgtgaggaggatgcagagaagctccagtgtaatTTGGACAGGTTGTGTGACTGGACAAATACAGAGCAGATagaaaaagaaaaatagaaaaataggatcaggagtaggccattcggcccttcgagcctgcatcgccattcaatatgatcatggctgatcatccaaactcagtaccaagggagtgccgcactgtgggagggtcagtaatgagagagcaccgcaatatcggagggtcagtactgaggga
This genomic window from Heterodontus francisci isolate sHetFra1 unplaced genomic scaffold, sHetFra1.hap1 HAP1_SCAFFOLD_780, whole genome shotgun sequence contains:
- the LOC137360935 gene encoding CCAAT/enhancer-binding protein epsilon-like, whose protein sequence is MSSQGHHLYDCERRPAPPPPGYPSRPSPGEPGTIDDSEASIDLGAYVLDSSEEFLSDLFAKHERLKAEVPPYPYPYHHPAPPPSAYGYPPPLYGTERKVGTGIGGRLAYEAGLSAPAVKEEPREQVGVGISQQQHPRGSESLTFDPLHYQVAHCGQTSMHLTPGLMSATPPVRLYKGPLATSSSGMPSAHMMRDRPLSSSKSKKLVNKDSVEYRLRRERNNIAVRKSRDKAKRRNMETQQKAMQFMSENERLRNKVEQLSQELETLRGLFRQMPEGSGVHQRP